One part of the Anguilla anguilla isolate fAngAng1 chromosome 11, fAngAng1.pri, whole genome shotgun sequence genome encodes these proteins:
- the LOC118207489 gene encoding disco-interacting protein 2 homolog B-A isoform X3, with amino-acid sequence MADRGLDLSGLPKDVRDQLAELDLELSEGDITQKGYEKKRAKLLAPYVSATPSAEPSPETEQPTPGPSSAPDPAPSSSASSSTSASTSAARRHRARRSGGARDDRYRSDIHTEAVQAALAQHREQKMALPMPTKRRSAFAQSPADNCTPPDSSSGSDDESSLSRRAGQAQGLQSPDSWINRSLQGSSTSSSASSTLSHSEGKPQPAALADVLAHTRIENSSAAPDVTSAAPQDRGSHAEMPPPVRGMSRGQSRSSMMDTADGKGVPVSSRVSTKIQQLLNTLKRPKRPPLSEFFMDDTEEIVEVPQPDPNTPKPEGRQIIPVKGEPLGVVSNWPPALQAALARWGATQAKSPALTALDITGKPLYTLTYGKLWSRSLKLAFTLLNKLGTKNEPVLKPGDRVALVYPNSDPGMFWVAFYGCLLAEVIPVPIEVPLSRKDAGSQQIGFLLGSCGVSIALTSEVCLKGLPKTPNGEILQFKGWPRLKWVVTDSKYLTKPSKDWQPHIPTANTDPAYIEYKASKEGTVMGVAVSKVAMLTHCQALTQACNYCEGETLVNVLDCKKDMGLWHGVLTSVMNRIHTISVPYAVMKACPLSWVQRVHIHKARVALVKCRDLHWAMMAHREQRDISLASLRMLIVADGANPWSVSSCDAFLNVFQSHGLKPEVICPCATSPEAMTVAIRRPGVPGAPLPARAILSMWGLSYGVIRVNTEDKNSALTVQDVGHVMPGALMCIVKPDGPPQLCKTDEIGEIVVNSRAGGTMYYGLPGVTKNMFEVIPVNASGAPIGEIPFIRSGLLGFVGPGSLVFVVGKIEGLLMVSGRRHNADDLVATALAVEPVKTVYRGRVAVFSVTVFYDERIVIVAEQRPEASEEDSFQWMSRVLQAIDSIHQVGLYCLALVPANTLPKTPLGGIHVAETKQHFLEGNLHPCNILMCPHTCVTNLPKPRQKQPVGVGPASIMVGNLVAGKRVAQAAGRDLGLIEDQDLVRKHQYLTEALQWRAQTDPDHVLFVLLNAKGVAVSTASCVQLHRRAEKVTAALAERGGINTGDNVVLLYPPGIDLIASFYGCLYAGCIPVTVRPPHPQNLAATLPTVRMIIDVSKAVCILTTQALTKILRSKEAAATVNIKTWPTIIDTDDLPRRRPPLIYKPPTAEMLAYLDFSVSTTGMLTGVKMSHAAVGALCRSIKLQCELYSSRQIAICLDPYCGLGFVLWCLSSVYSGHQSILIPPAELEVSLPLWLSALSQYRIRDTFCSYSVMELCTKGLGTQTESLKARGVNLACVRSCVVVAEERPRLALTQSFSKLFKDLGLSPRAVSTAFGSRVNLAICLQGTTGPDPSTVYVDMKSLRHDRVRLVERGAPQSLPLMESGTILPGVRVVIVNPETRGPLGDSHLGEIWVSSPHSASGYYTLYGEESLQADHFNTRLSFGDPQTLWARTGYLGFVKRTELLDASGDRHDALFVVGSLDETLELRGLRYHPIDIETSVSRAHRSIAESAVFTWTNLLVVVSELCGSEQEALDLVPLVTNVVLEEHHLIVGVVVIVDPGVIPINSRGEKQRMHLRDSFLADQLDPIYVAYNM; translated from the exons gtGCAGAACCGTCCCCCGAGACCGAGCAGCCGACCCCGGGTCCCAGCTCCGCCCCCGACCCTGCCCCTTCCTCCTCcgcttcctcctccacctcgGCCTCCACGTCGGCGGCCCGCCGGCACCGCGCCCGCCGCAGCGGGGGAGCCCGGGACGACCGCTACCGCTCGG ATATCCACACGGAGGCGGTACAAGCCGCTCTGGCGCAGCACAGGGAGCAGAAGATGGCGCTGCCCATGCCCACCAAACGCCGCTCCGCCTTCGCCCAGTCTCCCGCCGACAACTGCACCCCGCCCG ACTCCTCCTCGGGGTCGGATGATGAGAGCTCTCTGAGCAGGCGGGCGGGGCAGGCTCAGGGGCTGCAGAGCCCGGACTCCTGGATAAACCGCTCCCTGCAgggctcctccacctcctcctccgcctcctccacccTGTCGCACAGCGAGGGCAAACCCCAGCCTGCCGCGCTCGCCGACGTGCTGGCACACACCCGCATAG agaacaGCAGCGCTGCCCCTGATGTGACCTCGGCCGCGCCCCAGGACCGGGGGTCCCATGCGGAAATGCCCCCGCCCGTGCGGGGCATGAGCCGCGGCCAGAGCCGCTCCAGCATGATGGACACGGCAGACG GAAAAG GCGTTCCGGTCAGCAGCAGAGTCTCCACTAAGATCCAGCAGCTGCTGAACACGCTGAAGAGGCCCAAGAGGCCGCCGCTCAGCGAGTTCTTCATGGACGACACCGAGGAGATCGTagagg TGCCCCAGCCTGACCCCAACACCCCGAAACCAGAGGGGCGGCAGATCATCCCGGTGAAGGGGGAGCCGCTGGGCGTGGTCAGTAACTGGCCCCCCGCCCTGCAGGCAGCGCTGGCCCGCTGGGGGGCCACGCAGGCCAAGAGCCCCGCCCTCACGGCCCTGGACATCACGGGCAAGCCCCTCTACACCCTGACCTACG GCAAGCTGTGGAGCCGCAGTCTCAAACTGGCCTTCACCCTCCTCAACAAGCTGGGAACCAAGAACGAGCCCGTCCTGAAGCCTGGGGATCGG GTGGCGCTGGTGTACCCCAACAGTGACCCCGGGATGTTCTGGGTGGCGTTCTACGGCTGCCTGCTGGCCGAGGTCATCCCCGTGCCCATAGAGGTGCCGCTGTCCCGCAAG GACGCAGGAAGTCAGCAGATCGGCTTCCTGCTGGGGAGCTGTGGGGTGAGCATAGCCCTGACCAGCGAAGTGTGTCTGAAGGGACTGCCCAAGACTCCCAATGGAGAAATACTGCAGTTCAAAG GCTGGCCGCGGCTGAAGTGGGTGGTGACTGACTCCAAGTATCTGACCAAACCGTCCAAAGACTGGCAGCCTCATATTCCCACTGCCAACACTGACCCCGCCTACATCGAA TACAAGGCCAGTAAGGAGGGCACAGTGATGGGTGTGGCTGTGTCCAAGGTGGCCATGCTGACTCACTGCCAGGCTCTGACCCAGGCCTGTAACTACTGTGAGG gGGAAACGTTGGTGAACGTGTTGGACTGTAAGAAGGACATGGGTCTGTGGCATGGCGTTCTCACA AGCGTGATGAACCGGATCCACACCATCAGCGTCCCCTACGCAGTCATGAAGGCCTGCCCCCTCTCCTGGGTGCAGAGAGTCCACATCCACAagg CGCGGGTGGCGCTGGTGAAGTGCCGGGACCTGCACTGGGCCATGATGGCCCACAGGGAGCAGAGGGACATCAGCCTGGCCTCCCTGAGAATGCTCATCGTAGCCGACGGAGCCAACCCCT GGTCGGTGTCGTCATGTGACGCCTTCCTCAACGTGTTCCAAAGCCACGGCCTGAAGCCTGAGGTCATCTGCCCCTGTGCCACCTCTCCTGAAGCCATGACCGTCGCCATCCGCAG GCCGGGGGTCCCTGGGGCGCCCCTCCCCGCCCGCGCCATCCTGTCCATGTGGGGCCTGAGCTACGGCGTGATCCGCGTCAACACCGAGGACAAGAACTCCGCCCTCACGGTGCAAGACGTGGGCCACGTCATGCCTGGAG CTCTGATGTGCATTGTGAAGCCAGACGGGCCGCCCCAGCTGTGTAAGACGGATGAGATCGGGGAGATTGTTGTGAACTCCCGCGCTGGAGGCACCATGTACTACGGCCTGCCCGGGGTCACCAAGAACATGTTTGAG GTGATCCCTGTGAACGCCAGTGGCGCCCCCATCGGGGAGATCCCCTTCATACGCTCCGGACTGCTGGGGTTCGTAGGACCG ggcagcCTGGTGTTCGTGGTGGGGAAGATCGAGGGGCTGCTGATGGTGAGCGGCCGGCGGCACAACGCAGACGACCTGGTTGCCACGGCGCTGGCGGTGGAGCCTGTCAAAACCGTGTACCGCGGGAG ggtgGCTGTGTTCTCGGTGACGGTGTTCTATGATGAGAGGATTGTGATCGTGGCGGAGCAGCGGCCAGAGGCCAGCGAGGAGGACAGCTTCCAGTGGATGAGCCGAGTGCTGCAG GCCATTGACAGCATCCACCAGGTGGGTCTGTACTGCCTGGCTCTGGTTCCTGCCAACACCCTCCCCAAAACCCCTCTGGGGGGCATCCACGTCGCCGAAACCAAGCAGCACTTCCTGGAGGGCAACCTGCACCCCTGCAACATCCTCATGTGCCCCCACACCTGCGTCACCAACCTGCCCAAACCCCGCCAGAAACAGCCAG TGGGGGTGGGTCCGGCCTCCATCATGGTGGGCAACCTGGTGGCCGGTAAGCGCGTGGCGCAGGCGGCGGGCAGGGACCTGGGGCTGATCGAGGACCAGGACCTGGTCAGGAAG CACCAGTATCTGACAGAGGCCCTGCAGTGGAGGGCTCAGACTGACCCAGATCACGTCCTGTTTGTGCTGCTGAATGCTAAG ggggTAGCGGTTAGCACAGCATCCTgtgtgcagctgcacagacgTGCAGAGAAGGTGACTGCAGCCCTGGCAGAGAGGGGCGGCATCAACACCGGAGACAACGTGGTCTTGCTCTACCCTCCTG GGATCGATCTGATCGCCTCGTTCTACGGCTGCCTGTACGCCGGCTGCATTCCTGTGACCGTCCGGCCTCCCCACCCTCAGAACCTGGCAGCCACACTGCCCACCGTGCGCATGATCATCGAC GTGAGTAAGGCGGTCTGCATCCTCACCACTCAGGCACTCACCAAGATCCTGCGGTCCAAAGAGGCTGCCGCCACGGTCAACATCAAAACCTGGCCCACCATCATCGACACAG acGACCTCCCTCGAAGACGGCCCCCCCTCATCTACAAGCCCCCCACGGCCGAGATGCTGGCATACCTGGACTTCAGCGTGTCCACCACAGGCATGCTGACCGGCGTcaag ATGTCCCACGCGGCGGTGGGCGCTCTGTGCCGCTCCATTAAGCTGCAGTGTGAGCTCTACTCCTCCCGCCAAATCGCCATCTGCCTGGACCCCTACTGCGGCCTGGGCTTTGTACTGTGGTGCCTCTCCAG tgtgtatTCGGGACACCAGTCCATCCTGATCCCCCCTGCGGAGCTGGAGGTGTCGCTACCGCTGTggctgagcgcgctcagtcagTACAGGATCAGAGACACCTTCTGCTCCTACTCTGTGATGGAGCTCTGCACCAAGGGCCTGGGCACGCAGACAGAGAGCTTAAAG GCGCGGGGGGTGAACCTGGCCTGCGTGCGCAGCTGCGTGGTCGTGGCCGAAGAGCGCCCCCGTCTGGCGCTCACGCAGTCCTTCTCCAAACTCTTCAAGGACCTGGGCCTGTCGCCCCGGGCCGTCAGCACCGCCTTCGGCTCCAGAGTCAACCTGGCCATCTGCCTGCAG gGCACCACTGGACCGGACCCCTCCACGGTCTATGTGGACATGAAGTCTCTCAGACACGACAG GGTTCGGCTGGTGGAGCGGGGCGCCCCTCAGAGCCTGCCACTCATGGAGTCTGGGACT ATTCTTCCAGGTGTGAGGGTGGTCATAGTGAACCCAGAGACGCGAGGACCACTCGGGGATTCTCATCTGGGGGAG ATCTGGGTGAGCAGCCCTCACAGCGCCAGCGGCTACTACACGCTGTACGGGGAGGAGAGCCTGCAGGCCGACCACTTCAACACCAGGCTGAGCTTCGGGGACCCGCAGACCCTCTGGGCCCGAACCGGCTACCTGGGCTTCGTCAAGCGGACCGAGCTGCTGGACGCCAGTGGAG ATCGCCATGACGCCCTCTTCGTGGTGGGCTCTCTGGACGAGACTCTGGAGCTGAGGGGCCTGCGCTATCACCCCATAGACATCGAAACGTCCGTGTCCCGAGCGCACCGCAGCATcgcagagag TGCTGTCTTCACCTGGACCAacctgctggtggtggtgtcGGAGCTGTGCGGGTCCGAGCAGGAGGCGCTGGACCTGGTTCCCCTGGTGACAAACGTGGTCCTGGAGGAGCACCACCTGATCGTGGGCGTGGTGGTGATCGTGGACCCCGGGGTCATCCCCATCAACTCCCGCGGGGAGAAGCAGAGGATGCACCTCAGAGACTCCTTCCTGGCCGACCAGCTGGACCCCATCTACGTGGCCTACAACATGTGA
- the LOC118207489 gene encoding disco-interacting protein 2 homolog B-A isoform X1, with amino-acid sequence MADRGLDLSGLPKDVRDQLAELDLELSEGDITQKGYEKKRAKLLAPYVSATPSAEPSPETEQPTPGPSSAPDPAPSSSASSSTSASTSAARRHRARRSGGARDDRYRSDIHTEAVQAALAQHREQKMALPMPTKRRSAFAQSPADNCTPPDSSSGSDDESSLSRRAGQAQGLQSPDSWINRSLQGSSTSSSASSTLSHSEGKPQPAALADVLAHTRIENSSAAPDVTSAAPQDRGSHAEMPPPVRGMSRGQSRSSMMDTADGKGVPVSSRVSTKIQQLLNTLKRPKRPPLSEFFMDDTEEIVEVPQPDPNTPKPEGRQIIPVKGEPLGVVSNWPPALQAALARWGATQAKSPALTALDITGKPLYTLTYGKLWSRSLKLAFTLLNKLGTKNEPVLKPGDRVALVYPNSDPGMFWVAFYGCLLAEVIPVPIEVPLSRKDAGSQQIGFLLGSCGVSIALTSEVCLKGLPKTPNGEILQFKGWPRLKWVVTDSKYLTKPSKDWQPHIPTANTDPAYIEYKASKEGTVMGVAVSKVAMLTHCQALTQACNYCEGETLVNVLDCKKDMGLWHGVLTSVMNRIHTISVPYAVMKACPLSWVQRVHIHKARVALVKCRDLHWAMMAHREQRDISLASLRMLIVADGANPWSVSSCDAFLNVFQSHGLKPEVICPCATSPEAMTVAIRRPGVPGAPLPARAILSMWGLSYGVIRVNTEDKNSALTVQDVGHVMPGALMCIVKPDGPPQLCKTDEIGEIVVNSRAGGTMYYGLPGVTKNMFEVIPVNASGAPIGEIPFIRSGLLGFVGPGSLVFVVGKIEGLLMVSGRRHNADDLVATALAVEPVKTVYRGRVAVFSVTVFYDERIVIVAEQRPEASEEDSFQWMSRVLQAIDSIHQVGLYCLALVPANTLPKTPLGGIHVAETKQHFLEGNLHPCNILMCPHTCVTNLPKPRQKQPVGVGPASIMVGNLVAGKRVAQAAGRDLGLIEDQDLVRKLCMWPTMMHQYLTEALQWRAQTDPDHVLFVLLNAKGVAVSTASCVQLHRRAEKVTAALAERGGINTGDNVVLLYPPGIDLIASFYGCLYAGCIPVTVRPPHPQNLAATLPTVRMIIDVSKAVCILTTQALTKILRSKEAAATVNIKTWPTIIDTDDLPRRRPPLIYKPPTAEMLAYLDFSVSTTGMLTGVKMSHAAVGALCRSIKLQCELYSSRQIAICLDPYCGLGFVLWCLSSVYSGHQSILIPPAELEVSLPLWLSALSQYRIRDTFCSYSVMELCTKGLGTQTESLKARGVNLACVRSCVVVAEERPRLALTQSFSKLFKDLGLSPRAVSTAFGSRVNLAICLQGTTGPDPSTVYVDMKSLRHDRVRLVERGAPQSLPLMESGTILPGVRVVIVNPETRGPLGDSHLGEIWVSSPHSASGYYTLYGEESLQADHFNTRLSFGDPQTLWARTGYLGFVKRTELLDASGDRHDALFVVGSLDETLELRGLRYHPIDIETSVSRAHRSIAESAVFTWTNLLVVVSELCGSEQEALDLVPLVTNVVLEEHHLIVGVVVIVDPGVIPINSRGEKQRMHLRDSFLADQLDPIYVAYNM; translated from the exons gtGCAGAACCGTCCCCCGAGACCGAGCAGCCGACCCCGGGTCCCAGCTCCGCCCCCGACCCTGCCCCTTCCTCCTCcgcttcctcctccacctcgGCCTCCACGTCGGCGGCCCGCCGGCACCGCGCCCGCCGCAGCGGGGGAGCCCGGGACGACCGCTACCGCTCGG ATATCCACACGGAGGCGGTACAAGCCGCTCTGGCGCAGCACAGGGAGCAGAAGATGGCGCTGCCCATGCCCACCAAACGCCGCTCCGCCTTCGCCCAGTCTCCCGCCGACAACTGCACCCCGCCCG ACTCCTCCTCGGGGTCGGATGATGAGAGCTCTCTGAGCAGGCGGGCGGGGCAGGCTCAGGGGCTGCAGAGCCCGGACTCCTGGATAAACCGCTCCCTGCAgggctcctccacctcctcctccgcctcctccacccTGTCGCACAGCGAGGGCAAACCCCAGCCTGCCGCGCTCGCCGACGTGCTGGCACACACCCGCATAG agaacaGCAGCGCTGCCCCTGATGTGACCTCGGCCGCGCCCCAGGACCGGGGGTCCCATGCGGAAATGCCCCCGCCCGTGCGGGGCATGAGCCGCGGCCAGAGCCGCTCCAGCATGATGGACACGGCAGACG GAAAAG GCGTTCCGGTCAGCAGCAGAGTCTCCACTAAGATCCAGCAGCTGCTGAACACGCTGAAGAGGCCCAAGAGGCCGCCGCTCAGCGAGTTCTTCATGGACGACACCGAGGAGATCGTagagg TGCCCCAGCCTGACCCCAACACCCCGAAACCAGAGGGGCGGCAGATCATCCCGGTGAAGGGGGAGCCGCTGGGCGTGGTCAGTAACTGGCCCCCCGCCCTGCAGGCAGCGCTGGCCCGCTGGGGGGCCACGCAGGCCAAGAGCCCCGCCCTCACGGCCCTGGACATCACGGGCAAGCCCCTCTACACCCTGACCTACG GCAAGCTGTGGAGCCGCAGTCTCAAACTGGCCTTCACCCTCCTCAACAAGCTGGGAACCAAGAACGAGCCCGTCCTGAAGCCTGGGGATCGG GTGGCGCTGGTGTACCCCAACAGTGACCCCGGGATGTTCTGGGTGGCGTTCTACGGCTGCCTGCTGGCCGAGGTCATCCCCGTGCCCATAGAGGTGCCGCTGTCCCGCAAG GACGCAGGAAGTCAGCAGATCGGCTTCCTGCTGGGGAGCTGTGGGGTGAGCATAGCCCTGACCAGCGAAGTGTGTCTGAAGGGACTGCCCAAGACTCCCAATGGAGAAATACTGCAGTTCAAAG GCTGGCCGCGGCTGAAGTGGGTGGTGACTGACTCCAAGTATCTGACCAAACCGTCCAAAGACTGGCAGCCTCATATTCCCACTGCCAACACTGACCCCGCCTACATCGAA TACAAGGCCAGTAAGGAGGGCACAGTGATGGGTGTGGCTGTGTCCAAGGTGGCCATGCTGACTCACTGCCAGGCTCTGACCCAGGCCTGTAACTACTGTGAGG gGGAAACGTTGGTGAACGTGTTGGACTGTAAGAAGGACATGGGTCTGTGGCATGGCGTTCTCACA AGCGTGATGAACCGGATCCACACCATCAGCGTCCCCTACGCAGTCATGAAGGCCTGCCCCCTCTCCTGGGTGCAGAGAGTCCACATCCACAagg CGCGGGTGGCGCTGGTGAAGTGCCGGGACCTGCACTGGGCCATGATGGCCCACAGGGAGCAGAGGGACATCAGCCTGGCCTCCCTGAGAATGCTCATCGTAGCCGACGGAGCCAACCCCT GGTCGGTGTCGTCATGTGACGCCTTCCTCAACGTGTTCCAAAGCCACGGCCTGAAGCCTGAGGTCATCTGCCCCTGTGCCACCTCTCCTGAAGCCATGACCGTCGCCATCCGCAG GCCGGGGGTCCCTGGGGCGCCCCTCCCCGCCCGCGCCATCCTGTCCATGTGGGGCCTGAGCTACGGCGTGATCCGCGTCAACACCGAGGACAAGAACTCCGCCCTCACGGTGCAAGACGTGGGCCACGTCATGCCTGGAG CTCTGATGTGCATTGTGAAGCCAGACGGGCCGCCCCAGCTGTGTAAGACGGATGAGATCGGGGAGATTGTTGTGAACTCCCGCGCTGGAGGCACCATGTACTACGGCCTGCCCGGGGTCACCAAGAACATGTTTGAG GTGATCCCTGTGAACGCCAGTGGCGCCCCCATCGGGGAGATCCCCTTCATACGCTCCGGACTGCTGGGGTTCGTAGGACCG ggcagcCTGGTGTTCGTGGTGGGGAAGATCGAGGGGCTGCTGATGGTGAGCGGCCGGCGGCACAACGCAGACGACCTGGTTGCCACGGCGCTGGCGGTGGAGCCTGTCAAAACCGTGTACCGCGGGAG ggtgGCTGTGTTCTCGGTGACGGTGTTCTATGATGAGAGGATTGTGATCGTGGCGGAGCAGCGGCCAGAGGCCAGCGAGGAGGACAGCTTCCAGTGGATGAGCCGAGTGCTGCAG GCCATTGACAGCATCCACCAGGTGGGTCTGTACTGCCTGGCTCTGGTTCCTGCCAACACCCTCCCCAAAACCCCTCTGGGGGGCATCCACGTCGCCGAAACCAAGCAGCACTTCCTGGAGGGCAACCTGCACCCCTGCAACATCCTCATGTGCCCCCACACCTGCGTCACCAACCTGCCCAAACCCCGCCAGAAACAGCCAG TGGGGGTGGGTCCGGCCTCCATCATGGTGGGCAACCTGGTGGCCGGTAAGCGCGTGGCGCAGGCGGCGGGCAGGGACCTGGGGCTGATCGAGGACCAGGACCTGGTCAGGAAG CTCTGTATGTGGCCCACCATGATG CACCAGTATCTGACAGAGGCCCTGCAGTGGAGGGCTCAGACTGACCCAGATCACGTCCTGTTTGTGCTGCTGAATGCTAAG ggggTAGCGGTTAGCACAGCATCCTgtgtgcagctgcacagacgTGCAGAGAAGGTGACTGCAGCCCTGGCAGAGAGGGGCGGCATCAACACCGGAGACAACGTGGTCTTGCTCTACCCTCCTG GGATCGATCTGATCGCCTCGTTCTACGGCTGCCTGTACGCCGGCTGCATTCCTGTGACCGTCCGGCCTCCCCACCCTCAGAACCTGGCAGCCACACTGCCCACCGTGCGCATGATCATCGAC GTGAGTAAGGCGGTCTGCATCCTCACCACTCAGGCACTCACCAAGATCCTGCGGTCCAAAGAGGCTGCCGCCACGGTCAACATCAAAACCTGGCCCACCATCATCGACACAG acGACCTCCCTCGAAGACGGCCCCCCCTCATCTACAAGCCCCCCACGGCCGAGATGCTGGCATACCTGGACTTCAGCGTGTCCACCACAGGCATGCTGACCGGCGTcaag ATGTCCCACGCGGCGGTGGGCGCTCTGTGCCGCTCCATTAAGCTGCAGTGTGAGCTCTACTCCTCCCGCCAAATCGCCATCTGCCTGGACCCCTACTGCGGCCTGGGCTTTGTACTGTGGTGCCTCTCCAG tgtgtatTCGGGACACCAGTCCATCCTGATCCCCCCTGCGGAGCTGGAGGTGTCGCTACCGCTGTggctgagcgcgctcagtcagTACAGGATCAGAGACACCTTCTGCTCCTACTCTGTGATGGAGCTCTGCACCAAGGGCCTGGGCACGCAGACAGAGAGCTTAAAG GCGCGGGGGGTGAACCTGGCCTGCGTGCGCAGCTGCGTGGTCGTGGCCGAAGAGCGCCCCCGTCTGGCGCTCACGCAGTCCTTCTCCAAACTCTTCAAGGACCTGGGCCTGTCGCCCCGGGCCGTCAGCACCGCCTTCGGCTCCAGAGTCAACCTGGCCATCTGCCTGCAG gGCACCACTGGACCGGACCCCTCCACGGTCTATGTGGACATGAAGTCTCTCAGACACGACAG GGTTCGGCTGGTGGAGCGGGGCGCCCCTCAGAGCCTGCCACTCATGGAGTCTGGGACT ATTCTTCCAGGTGTGAGGGTGGTCATAGTGAACCCAGAGACGCGAGGACCACTCGGGGATTCTCATCTGGGGGAG ATCTGGGTGAGCAGCCCTCACAGCGCCAGCGGCTACTACACGCTGTACGGGGAGGAGAGCCTGCAGGCCGACCACTTCAACACCAGGCTGAGCTTCGGGGACCCGCAGACCCTCTGGGCCCGAACCGGCTACCTGGGCTTCGTCAAGCGGACCGAGCTGCTGGACGCCAGTGGAG ATCGCCATGACGCCCTCTTCGTGGTGGGCTCTCTGGACGAGACTCTGGAGCTGAGGGGCCTGCGCTATCACCCCATAGACATCGAAACGTCCGTGTCCCGAGCGCACCGCAGCATcgcagagag TGCTGTCTTCACCTGGACCAacctgctggtggtggtgtcGGAGCTGTGCGGGTCCGAGCAGGAGGCGCTGGACCTGGTTCCCCTGGTGACAAACGTGGTCCTGGAGGAGCACCACCTGATCGTGGGCGTGGTGGTGATCGTGGACCCCGGGGTCATCCCCATCAACTCCCGCGGGGAGAAGCAGAGGATGCACCTCAGAGACTCCTTCCTGGCCGACCAGCTGGACCCCATCTACGTGGCCTACAACATGTGA